The Leptospira levettii genome has a segment encoding these proteins:
- a CDS encoding cupin domain-containing protein, translating to MGYFHQKNPMIIPVPGNKTIEEHFGIPSTNTKEVSIAHMIAPPGWGEPFQTPNFDEWTLMVRGKKQIEVDGEVLILSAGESILIQKGSRVRYSNPFSEDAEYWSLCNLLLP from the coding sequence ATGGGTTATTTTCATCAAAAAAATCCAATGATTATCCCTGTCCCTGGGAATAAAACAATTGAGGAACATTTTGGAATCCCATCTACAAATACTAAGGAAGTATCCATTGCACATATGATTGCACCTCCTGGTTGGGGTGAACCCTTCCAGACACCTAACTTCGATGAGTGGACACTGATGGTAAGAGGTAAAAAACAAATTGAAGTTGATGGCGAAGTATTAATTTTATCAGCTGGGGAATCAATCTTGATCCAAAAAGGATCAAGAGTTCGTTATTCAAATCCATTTTCGGAAGATGCAGAGTATTGGTCTCTTTGTAACCTGCTTTTACCATAG
- a CDS encoding PP2C family protein-serine/threonine phosphatase — MSPEEKPNVDLSFLKKEMKKVEFGPDTLVIEQYSLGDSFYFIESGRVEVWKYLDETKQEILVIGDLNAGDYFGEISLIDSAPRTVNITTKEKSTLYTLTRVDFHRLIQTSPEMTLTLLKLLTARIRNAEQRENQVLIQKNKELRLQNETLEMMVKERTAKLTQSLKIIQEDLETAKTIQRNILPLGLRHIAHLDFASKFEPMAEVGGDIFDVIRLEKSKIRLFLADAIGHGVQAALITMAIKAEYDHIKHNVSNPSDVLYALNQIFIDRYGKKSNQFTAVIVDLNLEESKLVYSSAGHNEPYVLNQSEILALSESGLMLGLEKDVEYTDNSVPFGLGDRLFMISDGYLEQENEVGNFLGESKLLSSFLTARSLGLSLVDTVNLLMEHFHNFRGNTPMMDDVTILGIGTSFDLGV; from the coding sequence ATGAGTCCTGAAGAAAAACCAAATGTCGATTTAAGTTTCCTAAAGAAGGAAATGAAAAAAGTAGAGTTTGGGCCTGATACTTTGGTGATCGAACAATATTCGTTAGGTGATTCATTTTATTTTATTGAATCTGGACGAGTAGAGGTTTGGAAATACTTAGACGAAACGAAACAAGAAATTTTAGTAATAGGGGATTTGAACGCCGGTGATTATTTTGGAGAGATTTCACTCATCGATTCTGCTCCTAGGACAGTAAACATAACAACAAAAGAAAAATCTACTTTATACACCTTAACTCGTGTGGATTTTCACAGACTGATCCAAACAAGTCCAGAAATGACTTTAACTCTTCTAAAGTTATTAACTGCAAGAATACGTAATGCGGAACAAAGGGAAAACCAAGTTCTCATTCAGAAAAATAAAGAGTTACGTTTACAAAATGAAACATTGGAGATGATGGTTAAAGAAAGAACTGCTAAACTCACTCAATCGTTAAAAATCATCCAAGAAGATTTAGAAACTGCCAAAACCATTCAGCGAAATATTCTACCACTTGGCTTAAGACACATCGCACATTTAGATTTTGCCTCAAAGTTTGAGCCGATGGCTGAGGTAGGTGGAGACATATTTGATGTCATTCGTTTGGAAAAATCCAAAATCAGATTGTTTTTGGCTGATGCGATTGGGCATGGAGTGCAAGCAGCACTGATTACGATGGCAATCAAAGCAGAGTATGATCATATCAAACACAATGTTTCAAACCCATCCGATGTATTGTATGCATTGAACCAGATTTTCATTGATCGTTACGGAAAAAAATCGAATCAATTTACTGCTGTCATTGTTGATTTGAATTTGGAAGAAAGTAAACTTGTTTATTCCTCAGCTGGTCATAACGAACCATATGTTCTCAATCAATCAGAGATATTGGCATTAAGTGAATCTGGTTTAATGTTAGGTCTCGAAAAGGATGTAGAATATACAGACAATTCAGTGCCATTTGGGCTTGGAGATCGATTGTTTATGATTTCTGATGGGTATTTGGAACAAGAAAATGAAGTTGGAAATTTTCTCGGAGAATCCAAATTGCTTTCCAGTTTTTTAACTGCTAGGAGTTTGGGATTAAGTTTAGTCGATACTGTAAATTTGCTGATGGAACATTTTCATAACTTTAGGGGAAATACCCCTATGATGGATGATGTTACCATTTTGGGCATCGGCACTTCGTTTGATTTAGGAGTTTAA
- a CDS encoding acyltransferase, whose protein sequence is MGLIIAYILFLLNLLWIIPTMYPLYIWKLLTSGSVRRFGDRLLVKVGEAWIENNYRISRFLYGVQFEVVGENFQSLKPNGSYMIICNHQSWSDIYIIQSVLNRKIPLIRFFIKDSLKYVPVLGHAWLALDFPFVKRSSREQLKKNPELATKDLENVKKVCEKFNGMPFSILNFLEGHRRTPERMAKLLKKNPYKHLLRPHSGGISVVSTSLRNSLDAFIDLTIVYPTENPSFLDLMSGKIRKLKVFIDVIPREQVPIEENEQFAPMSKKMKRWVDERWALKDALIEKEMSSK, encoded by the coding sequence TTGGGATTAATCATTGCATACATTTTGTTTCTATTAAATTTACTGTGGATCATTCCTACAATGTATCCGCTTTATATTTGGAAACTATTGACCTCTGGATCTGTAAGAAGATTTGGGGATCGTCTGCTTGTGAAAGTAGGAGAGGCTTGGATCGAAAATAATTACCGAATCTCTCGTTTTTTATATGGTGTCCAATTCGAAGTAGTTGGTGAAAATTTTCAAAGCTTGAAACCAAACGGAAGTTATATGATCATTTGTAACCACCAATCTTGGTCGGATATTTATATCATTCAATCAGTTTTAAACAGGAAAATCCCCCTCATTCGTTTTTTCATCAAAGATTCTTTAAAATATGTTCCTGTTCTCGGGCACGCATGGCTTGCATTAGATTTTCCTTTTGTCAAACGAAGTAGCCGTGAACAATTGAAAAAAAATCCAGAACTAGCCACAAAAGATTTGGAGAATGTTAAAAAAGTTTGTGAAAAGTTCAATGGAATGCCTTTTTCGATTTTGAACTTTTTGGAAGGACACAGGCGCACACCTGAGCGTATGGCAAAGTTATTGAAGAAAAATCCTTATAAACATTTACTTCGTCCGCATAGTGGTGGGATTTCAGTTGTTTCCACTTCATTAAGAAATTCGCTTGATGCTTTTATTGATTTAACTATTGTTTATCCTACTGAAAACCCAAGTTTTTTGGATTTGATGTCTGGTAAAATTCGAAAGTTAAAAGTTTTTATTGATGTGATTCCACGAGAACAAGTGCCCATCGAAGAAAACGAACAATTTGCACCTATGTCGAAGAAAATGAAACGTTGGGTAGATGAACGTTGGGCATTAAAGGATGCTTTGATTGAAAAGGAGATGAGTTCTAAATGA
- a CDS encoding SMP-30/gluconolactonase/LRE family protein, whose protein sequence is MKLLQIKIIFLLGFISCRTFSPVAYEPPIKPEPVGIYEPNTELQKAILLAIGKVKGLESLDVDSDGNIYGGDKDGRIIRITLKGEIKAIAKTSGRPLGVQFDKAGNLIIADAYKGLLSMDKSGKITTLVSEYKGVPFKFTDDLDIAQDGKIYFTDASIYEQKEYLYDLLEARPYGRVFVYDPKTKETQLLLQDLYFANGITLSKNEDFLLVNETYRYRITKLWLKGPKKGTSEVIIENLPGFPDNITRNENGEFWVALFTVRNDRMDNMHPSPVVKKMIYFLPKFLWPKAQPYGYAMKIDGNGKVLMTVQDPTGDHLKDVTSVIEKKRQLYIGSLYNDRVGIYVLP, encoded by the coding sequence ATGAAACTATTACAAATCAAAATTATATTTTTGTTGGGATTTATTTCCTGCCGTACTTTTTCTCCTGTGGCGTATGAACCGCCCATCAAACCAGAACCAGTTGGGATTTATGAGCCAAATACAGAGTTACAAAAAGCAATTCTTCTCGCCATTGGAAAAGTGAAAGGACTTGAGTCATTAGATGTTGACTCTGATGGGAATATTTATGGTGGAGACAAAGATGGTCGCATCATCAGAATAACTCTCAAAGGGGAAATCAAAGCGATTGCGAAAACTTCAGGTAGACCTCTCGGAGTTCAATTTGATAAAGCAGGAAACTTAATCATTGCAGATGCTTATAAAGGATTATTATCAATGGATAAGTCCGGTAAAATTACTACTTTAGTTTCCGAGTACAAAGGAGTCCCTTTCAAGTTTACAGACGATTTGGATATTGCACAAGACGGAAAAATTTATTTTACAGATGCATCAATTTACGAACAGAAAGAATACCTATACGATTTACTAGAAGCAAGACCTTATGGTCGTGTTTTTGTTTATGATCCAAAAACAAAGGAAACACAGTTATTACTCCAAGATTTGTATTTTGCAAATGGGATTACTTTGTCAAAAAATGAAGATTTCCTTTTGGTGAATGAAACATATCGGTATCGCATCACTAAACTTTGGTTAAAGGGTCCTAAGAAAGGAACTTCAGAAGTAATCATTGAAAATTTACCTGGTTTCCCAGATAACATCACTCGAAACGAAAACGGAGAGTTCTGGGTTGCATTGTTTACAGTAAGGAATGACAGAATGGACAATATGCACCCATCTCCTGTTGTGAAAAAAATGATTTATTTTTTGCCGAAATTTTTATGGCCCAAAGCCCAACCATATGGTTACGCAATGAAGATAGACGGGAATGGAAAAGTTTTAATGACCGTCCAAGATCCTACTGGTGACCATTTAAAAGATGTAACAAGTGTCATTGAAAAGAAACGCCAATTGTACATTGGAAGTTTGTACAATGATCGAGTGGGAATTTACGTACTACCTTAG
- a CDS encoding trimeric intracellular cation channel family protein: MDFSFSYYIGLAGIMVFAISGAVAALEHKEHHHDVFSVFFTGFITAIGGGTLRDITLGNYPVSWVKDENILWAIFLGFLLVIFFPKRLTKLRSELFLFDTLGIGIYTVLGTRIALDHGVNFFASALLGMISAIFGGVIRDTLMNEVPFIFRKEIYATACLAGAILYLILHSFQFDGNLNLSISASVVVIIRIIAVKYNLGLPKIKIF; encoded by the coding sequence ATGGATTTTAGCTTTTCTTATTACATTGGACTTGCAGGTATCATGGTTTTTGCGATATCCGGAGCAGTTGCCGCCTTAGAACACAAAGAACACCACCATGATGTTTTTAGCGTATTTTTTACAGGTTTTATCACTGCAATCGGTGGAGGGACGTTACGAGACATCACACTCGGAAATTATCCCGTTTCTTGGGTAAAAGATGAGAACATTTTGTGGGCAATTTTTCTAGGTTTTTTACTCGTTATCTTTTTTCCAAAACGATTGACCAAACTCCGAAGTGAACTCTTTTTATTTGATACCTTAGGAATTGGAATTTATACTGTGCTTGGAACAAGAATTGCTCTAGACCATGGTGTGAATTTTTTTGCCTCCGCTTTACTCGGAATGATATCGGCAATCTTTGGTGGAGTGATTCGAGACACACTCATGAACGAAGTGCCATTTATTTTCCGAAAAGAAATATACGCTACTGCTTGTTTGGCGGGAGCCATCTTATATCTTATTTTACATTCATTCCAATTTGATGGTAATCTTAATTTAAGTATTTCTGCAAGTGTAGTGGTGATCATCCGAATCATTGCAGTGAAATATAATCTAGGGTTACCTAAGATTAAAATTTTTTGA
- a CDS encoding HDOD domain-containing protein, which yields MASPKAVSLEFKRELGLHTNIEDINHPIVENTPFHFKFFQITDEVENTLYQTLDRFLLQLDLIIVRDSVLAAMKETVTNAIKANAKRVFFKNNSTDITDEKEYESIINEFKSTYIENRDEIEESLQKNNYGVFVSFIHNRSLMRIRIMNNVQLTPIEAERIKERISKAKTYNDLADAFMDMSNDQEGAGLGLIMTLMMLKNDGLGESAFKFESGENKTVFMIDIPAKVSKENQQLEKIDHIVSQIDNLPTFPKSIKDIQDAIDKPNSSIGTIAEMIKRDIALSANILKLSNSAAFRRGGRVESLDRAIQLIGLKELQTLLYSLATKQMLEDKFPAFTAIWEKSNESAFYCKSIGQRMDLNKSDLSNLIAASLLHDIGEILLLSFDKHHMNKIKTFSTTREIASTISMEESAIGITHSKLGAMVGEKWGFPILYTKAMEYHHRPLLVDDVYIDIIYPIYLSDMMIAINAKEAKSSEIPAEILKVCKFQSKSEFDSFRTKIKEQYSAD from the coding sequence ATGGCTAGTCCAAAAGCTGTTTCATTAGAATTCAAACGTGAATTGGGCCTTCATACCAATATTGAAGATATCAATCATCCTATAGTTGAAAATACTCCGTTTCATTTTAAATTTTTCCAAATCACAGATGAAGTAGAAAATACTTTATACCAAACTCTTGATCGATTTTTGTTACAATTAGACCTAATCATTGTTAGAGATTCTGTTCTCGCAGCAATGAAAGAAACTGTTACCAATGCTATCAAAGCGAATGCTAAACGAGTATTTTTTAAAAATAACTCAACAGACATTACAGACGAAAAGGAATACGAATCTATTATCAATGAATTCAAATCTACTTATATTGAAAACAGAGATGAAATAGAAGAATCACTTCAAAAAAACAATTACGGTGTATTCGTATCTTTCATTCATAATAGAAGTTTAATGCGCATTCGAATTATGAATAATGTACAGTTAACACCTATCGAAGCTGAGAGAATCAAAGAAAGAATCTCTAAGGCAAAAACGTATAATGATTTAGCGGATGCCTTTATGGATATGTCAAACGATCAGGAAGGTGCAGGCCTTGGTCTTATCATGACACTTATGATGTTAAAAAATGATGGGCTTGGTGAATCAGCATTTAAGTTCGAATCTGGCGAAAACAAAACAGTATTTATGATCGATATTCCTGCGAAAGTCTCCAAGGAGAATCAGCAGTTAGAAAAAATAGATCATATAGTTTCTCAAATCGACAATCTTCCCACGTTTCCAAAATCAATCAAAGACATTCAGGATGCAATCGACAAACCAAATTCAAGCATTGGAACCATTGCTGAAATGATCAAACGTGATATTGCTTTATCTGCAAATATTTTAAAACTCTCCAATTCAGCTGCTTTCAGAAGAGGAGGAAGAGTAGAAAGTTTAGATCGTGCTATTCAGTTGATTGGTCTAAAAGAACTTCAAACTCTTTTATATAGTTTGGCAACGAAACAAATGTTAGAAGATAAGTTCCCTGCGTTCACTGCTATCTGGGAAAAATCAAATGAATCAGCATTTTATTGTAAGTCAATTGGCCAAAGGATGGATTTAAACAAGTCTGATCTTAGTAACTTAATTGCTGCATCACTCCTTCATGACATTGGTGAAATTTTATTGTTATCGTTTGACAAACACCACATGAACAAAATCAAAACATTTTCAACAACACGTGAAATTGCTTCTACAATTAGTATGGAAGAGTCTGCCATTGGGATTACTCATTCTAAATTAGGTGCAATGGTTGGTGAAAAATGGGGTTTCCCTATCCTTTATACAAAAGCGATGGAATACCACCATCGACCACTACTGGTAGATGATGTGTATATTGATATTATTTATCCAATTTATCTAAGTGATATGATGATCGCTATCAATGCAAAGGAAGCTAAGTCCTCTGAAATACCTGCGGAAATTCTCAAGGTATGTAAGTTCCAATCAAAATCAGAGTTTGATTCGTTTCGTACAAAAATTAAAGAACAATACTCTGCAGACTAA
- the msrA gene encoding peptide-methionine (S)-S-oxide reductase MsrA — MSFLVPNRSIHPFRYFHILVLVAFYLFCGPVTETAKVESVPLVTKPGQKIAVFAEGCFWCSEHIFESIPGVIDVTSGYAGGHTNNPTYESVNTETTGHAESVLVVYDPTKVSYAELCRVFFLSHDPTTKDRQGPDIGSSYRSILFYSNDEEFKTAKEIQKEIQSKNIWKGNFVTEFQMLKHFYRAEGYHQDFIQNNPNQSYVLAVSIPRFNEFEKRYQNYQKTLKVNPLP; from the coding sequence ATGTCCTTCCTTGTTCCCAATCGATCCATCCATCCTTTCCGATACTTCCACATTCTTGTTTTGGTAGCTTTTTATTTGTTTTGTGGTCCTGTCACTGAAACTGCGAAGGTAGAGTCAGTACCACTGGTCACAAAACCAGGCCAAAAAATTGCCGTTTTTGCGGAAGGTTGTTTTTGGTGTTCAGAACATATTTTTGAATCCATTCCTGGTGTCATCGATGTGACTTCAGGTTATGCAGGTGGACACACAAACAACCCAACCTACGAATCTGTGAATACAGAGACAACAGGTCATGCGGAATCTGTACTCGTCGTATATGATCCCACAAAAGTAAGTTATGCGGAATTATGCAGGGTATTTTTTCTCTCACATGACCCAACAACAAAAGACAGGCAAGGCCCAGATATTGGTTCTTCTTACCGTTCCATACTTTTTTATTCCAATGATGAAGAATTCAAAACAGCAAAGGAAATCCAAAAAGAGATCCAATCTAAGAACATTTGGAAAGGAAATTTTGTAACAGAATTTCAAATGTTAAAACATTTTTATCGTGCCGAAGGTTATCACCAAGATTTTATTCAAAACAATCCGAACCAATCTTATGTTTTGGCAGTATCCATTCCAAGATTTAATGAATTTGAAAAACGATACCAAAATTATCAAAAAACTTTGAAGGTGAATCCTTTACCATAA
- a CDS encoding TSUP family transporter yields the protein MSIGILFLLLGIGAGVLGGLVGIGGGILLVPALVYFFDFNQKLAQGTTLAAMVPPIGIVAAYIYYTRGETNLFAAALISVGFILGSIFGAGAASKIDTSVLSRFFGIFTVIVGLKMVFFPK from the coding sequence ATGAGTATCGGAATCTTATTTTTACTATTAGGGATTGGTGCGGGCGTTCTCGGAGGACTCGTTGGAATTGGTGGTGGTATTTTACTAGTTCCGGCACTAGTTTATTTTTTTGACTTCAATCAAAAATTAGCACAAGGGACAACGCTAGCAGCGATGGTACCACCAATTGGTATAGTTGCAGCTTACATATATTATACGAGAGGAGAAACAAATTTATTTGCAGCAGCTCTCATTAGTGTTGGATTTATATTAGGGAGTATCTTTGGTGCAGGAGCTGCTTCAAAAATTGATACGAGTGTACTTTCTCGATTTTTTGGAATCTTCACAGTGATTGTTGGGCTTAAAATGGTATTTTTCCCGAAATAA
- a CDS encoding MBL fold metallo-hydrolase: MVTTDLNNEIEIKPLYDIESGTWTYLLLDKSTKQAVLIDPVLEKLGRDLDYLVSMGFQLVATIETHMHADHITAAGELREKTGCEAYAPHLSGAECATHFLKDKDLLQIGKLHLEVIHTPGHTPCSISLLLNGKYVFTGDALFVRGCGRTDFQGGSAEELYNSITNKLFQLPNDTIVFPGHDYKGFVSTTIGEEKNWNPRIAKKSLEEFKSIMDNLNLPEPKKIHEAVPANRACGKVV, translated from the coding sequence ATGGTGACTACTGACTTGAATAATGAAATTGAAATCAAACCACTTTATGATATAGAATCAGGGACTTGGACTTATTTATTACTCGACAAGTCTACGAAGCAAGCTGTCCTCATTGACCCAGTTCTTGAGAAGTTAGGAAGAGATTTAGATTATTTAGTTTCGATGGGATTCCAATTGGTTGCGACCATCGAGACACATATGCATGCAGACCATATAACGGCTGCAGGTGAATTACGGGAAAAAACTGGTTGTGAAGCCTATGCTCCCCACTTGTCTGGTGCTGAATGTGCGACTCATTTTTTAAAGGACAAAGATTTGTTACAAATTGGGAAACTCCATCTAGAAGTGATCCACACTCCAGGTCATACACCTTGTTCCATTTCATTACTCCTGAATGGAAAATATGTTTTTACTGGAGATGCTCTCTTTGTTAGAGGGTGTGGTCGAACAGATTTCCAAGGTGGAAGCGCAGAAGAATTATACAATTCGATTACCAATAAATTATTCCAACTGCCGAATGATACCATTGTATTTCCTGGACATGATTACAAAGGGTTTGTTTCCACAACAATTGGTGAGGAAAAAAATTGGAATCCTAGAATCGCAAAAAAATCGTTAGAGGAATTTAAATCAATTATGGACAATTTGAATTTACCAGAACCAAAAAAAATTCACGAAGCAGTACCTGCCAATCGTGCTTGTGGGAAAGTTGTATGA
- a CDS encoding rhodanese-like domain-containing protein has protein sequence MKGFVIVGVIIGFLFVFVKKIQSKGDKQMVQEWIQEGAVVVDVRTKSEFAEGHFPGAINIPVDVLPMELGTFKNKQSKIVVYCRSGARSERAKQILSASGFPSVINAGGLSDMPNSR, from the coding sequence ATGAAGGGATTTGTAATCGTAGGAGTGATCATTGGATTCCTCTTCGTTTTTGTAAAAAAAATTCAATCAAAAGGAGATAAACAAATGGTGCAAGAATGGATTCAGGAAGGGGCAGTGGTTGTTGATGTAAGGACTAAGTCTGAATTTGCAGAAGGTCATTTCCCAGGAGCTATCAATATACCTGTTGATGTATTACCTATGGAACTAGGTACTTTCAAAAACAAACAATCTAAAATTGTTGTTTATTGTCGATCTGGTGCAAGAAGTGAAAGAGCAAAACAAATATTATCGGCGAGTGGATTTCCCTCTGTCATCAATGCAGGCGGATTATCAGATATGCCTAACTCACGTTAA
- a CDS encoding diguanylate cyclase codes for MIKSHTSLRPRSGQRIEDTIMDLLEEDPYNEELLIQILQKNQFQNKDQSQIYSAVLKVLTSLDIPESDSKKIWNEVLENKNKLSNCLKRPVGFRVALLDYFINQNHKIKNPKIIELRLFAETEKLILVDELTRLYNRRHFETALVREFKQSTRYNQNLSLLVIDIDDFKKINDTYGHLMGDEILKQVANKIATSLRMEDTACRIGGEEFAIIFPQSNESQAMIASEKLLEACRTIQISGKPVTISGGLVSFPEKVKRCEDMYDFADRALYTAKESGKNQIVVYSNEKRSSLRFEANLELFCVLPNRTIRSISKNISITGIAFETEDDLLINEPISVFLRESDSKHEISAKIKVVRKQKIGENNYSVGAEFIDLSNESQSKLADLYSLHQFKAKSPIGVGT; via the coding sequence ATGATCAAATCCCATACATCCCTTAGACCTAGGAGTGGCCAACGTATCGAAGATACGATAATGGACCTTCTCGAAGAAGATCCATATAATGAAGAATTACTCATTCAAATTTTACAAAAAAACCAATTCCAAAATAAAGACCAATCGCAGATTTACTCTGCTGTTTTGAAAGTGTTAACCTCTCTGGACATTCCAGAATCGGATTCTAAAAAAATTTGGAACGAAGTTTTAGAAAACAAAAACAAACTCTCAAACTGTTTAAAACGTCCTGTTGGATTCCGAGTTGCACTACTCGATTATTTTATCAATCAGAACCATAAAATTAAAAATCCAAAAATCATCGAACTTCGTTTATTTGCTGAAACTGAAAAGCTCATCCTAGTGGATGAATTAACAAGGTTATACAATCGCCGTCATTTTGAAACCGCACTCGTTCGCGAATTCAAACAATCCACACGTTACAATCAAAATCTTTCCTTACTCGTGATTGATATTGACGATTTCAAAAAAATCAATGATACATATGGTCATTTGATGGGAGATGAAATCCTGAAACAAGTTGCCAATAAAATTGCAACGAGTTTACGAATGGAAGATACAGCTTGTCGTATCGGTGGTGAGGAGTTTGCAATCATATTCCCACAATCAAATGAATCGCAAGCAATGATTGCTTCCGAAAAATTATTAGAAGCATGCAGAACCATTCAAATCAGCGGTAAACCTGTTACCATCAGCGGTGGGCTTGTTTCTTTTCCTGAAAAAGTCAAACGATGTGAAGATATGTATGATTTTGCTGATAGAGCATTGTATACAGCTAAAGAATCCGGAAAAAATCAAATTGTTGTTTATTCCAATGAAAAAAGAAGTAGTTTACGATTTGAAGCAAACTTGGAATTGTTTTGTGTTTTACCGAATAGAACCATCCGTTCTATTTCAAAAAATATTTCAATTACAGGAATTGCTTTTGAAACTGAAGATGATCTACTTATCAATGAACCCATCTCCGTATTTTTACGTGAGTCCGATTCCAAACATGAAATCAGCGCAAAAATCAAAGTAGTTCGTAAACAAAAAATCGGTGAAAACAATTACAGTGTTGGAGCAGAATTTATCGATTTATCAAATGAATCACAATCGAAATTAGCAGATCTTTATTCACTACACCAATTTAAAGCAAAAAGCCCAATTGGTGTAGGTACTTAA
- a CDS encoding methyl-accepting chemotaxis protein, protein MAIETDEIQKFERTLFRKGVSLIVFTKYGLGIIFLLGVASNYATKSFLPNLIGSLIYLVNAIIPGYLLKKEKEISKRMAASVVFIDLIIIVCFFYLDIYNNYTKADASNTLSTGIFYIIFIFIAIYSSFLFDTKLVMTIGILSTFLYIGGIYLSHSLGSVFIPKPFPEMLRANHIIVTTEVQKIIFYFGVIFSLRFVVSLMREMQNDLKSKLKESLDKQSIITNKSHQLEKSANTLALSVGKLQSMSDELHNQSQNQAASVEEISASVEELSSSAISSANLVEDQVTRVKIVDQNFLSLQNISESVKTKTMQIAKDVSISADYSKKVKISSEELNSIYSELNQAFSKVEEINQMMSEIADQTNLLALNASIEAARAGEHGRGFAVVAQEVAKLAERSQSNAGTIAKIVKDAGLKINEGTRFSKEVKSQVENQNNELLRIESEILGLEGHVTEQEVLNLKLRNTFSELHVLSEQIGIIAQEQMTGSKEINRAISVIDETTQKLADSVELLYEEINEIHTQAKQLNLV, encoded by the coding sequence ATGGCTATAGAAACAGATGAAATTCAGAAATTTGAAAGAACGTTATTCCGAAAAGGTGTTTCACTCATCGTTTTTACTAAGTATGGGTTAGGAATTATTTTCCTTTTAGGTGTCGCCTCTAATTATGCGACTAAAAGTTTTTTACCTAATTTGATAGGATCCCTAATTTATTTAGTCAATGCCATCATACCAGGTTATTTACTCAAAAAAGAAAAAGAAATTTCAAAACGAATGGCGGCATCCGTAGTATTTATCGATTTGATCATCATCGTGTGTTTTTTCTATTTAGATATTTATAATAATTATACAAAAGCAGATGCTAGTAATACATTAAGTACGGGAATATTTTACATTATCTTCATCTTTATCGCTATCTATTCCAGCTTTTTATTTGATACTAAATTGGTGATGACGATCGGTATACTATCAACTTTTTTGTATATCGGTGGGATTTATTTGTCCCATTCATTAGGTTCTGTTTTTATTCCAAAACCATTCCCTGAAATGTTACGAGCAAATCATATCATTGTCACCACCGAAGTTCAGAAGATTATTTTCTATTTTGGCGTTATTTTTAGTTTACGTTTTGTTGTTTCTTTGATGAGAGAAATGCAAAATGATCTAAAATCTAAGTTAAAAGAAAGTTTAGACAAACAATCAATCATCACAAACAAATCACATCAGTTAGAAAAATCAGCAAACACTCTCGCCTTGTCCGTTGGAAAATTACAGTCCATGTCTGACGAACTCCACAACCAATCGCAAAACCAAGCAGCATCAGTGGAAGAAATTTCCGCATCCGTTGAAGAACTTTCTTCATCGGCGATCAGTTCTGCAAACTTGGTGGAAGACCAAGTCACACGTGTCAAAATTGTGGATCAAAACTTTTTATCACTCCAAAATATAAGTGAGAGTGTGAAAACAAAAACAATGCAAATTGCAAAGGATGTCAGTATTTCTGCTGATTATAGTAAAAAAGTAAAAATTTCTTCAGAAGAATTAAACAGCATCTATTCAGAACTCAACCAAGCATTTTCGAAAGTGGAAGAAATCAACCAAATGATGTCAGAAATTGCAGATCAAACCAACTTACTAGCGCTAAACGCTTCAATAGAAGCTGCACGTGCAGGGGAACATGGTAGAGGTTTCGCCGTTGTTGCTCAAGAAGTCGCAAAATTAGCCGAACGTTCGCAATCCAATGCAGGAACAATTGCAAAAATCGTAAAGGACGCTGGATTAAAAATTAACGAAGGCACTCGATTTTCCAAAGAAGTGAAATCACAAGTGGAAAATCAAAACAATGAATTGTTAAGGATTGAAAGTGAAATTTTAGGTTTAGAAGGACATGTAACAGAACAAGAAGTCCTGAACCTAAAACTCAGAAACACATTCTCAGAACTCCATGTTCTATCCGAACAAATTGGAATCATTGCCCAGGAACAAATGACCGGTAGTAAAGAGATCAACCGTGCGATTTCTGTCATCGATGAAACGACACAAAAACTTGCAGATTCTGTTGAACTCCTCTATGAAGAGATCAATGAAATCCACACACAGGCAAAACAATTGAATTTGGTTTAG